The stretch of DNA ATCAAATCGACCCCAAAATTCAGGTGAATTGTTTCATCGCGTAAAATATATTGAATTTGTTCGCCAATACCGGTTAGTACATTGCGGCGATGTAATGAAAGCAGCATTACAAAGCCGCTATAGAAGAAAATGCCTTCCATAATCACGTAATAGCCAATCAAATTTTTGACAAAGGTTTGCATACCTGCGAGATTTTCGGTGCTAAATTGTGGGTCAAGCACCGCCGCAGTTAATTGCATCTCAAATTGATCTTTTTGGCTAATCACCGGGATTTCATGATACATATTGAAGATTTCATGTTCATTTAAGCCCAAGCTTTCAACAATATGTAAAAATGCGTGGGTATGAATCGCCTCTTCAAATGCTTGGCGTAATAAATATTGACGACATTCAGCATTAGTAATATGCCGAAAAATCGCCAAAACAATATTGTTGCCAACTAAACTTTCAGCCGTAGCGAAAAAACCTAAATTGCGCAATACCATCAAGCGTTCATCAGCCGATAGATTCGTTGAACGCCAAATTGCAATATCACCAGTCATCGCAACTTCATTGGGCATCCAATGGTTAGCACAACCATTCAGATAATGCTCCCACGCCCAGCCATAGCGCAACGGCATCAATTGATTGACATCGACTTGATTACAATTGATCAAGCGTTTATCGCTAGCATTAAAGCGGCCAAATTGTTCAATCATCGAAAATTCCTTGTTACTCACAGGCTTCACAGCTAGGATCATCA from Herpetosiphon gulosus encodes:
- a CDS encoding ribonucleotide-diphosphate reductase subunit beta; translated protein: MIEQFGRFNASDKRLINCNQVDVNQLMPLRYGWAWEHYLNGCANHWMPNEVAMTGDIAIWRSTNLSADERLMVLRNLGFFATAESLVGNNIVLAIFRHITNAECRQYLLRQAFEEAIHTHAFLHIVESLGLNEHEIFNMYHEIPVISQKDQFEMQLTAAVLDPQFSTENLAGMQTFVKNLIGYYVIMEGIFFYSGFVMLLSLHRRNVLTGIGEQIQYILRDETIHLNFGVDLINGIKAENPAIWTNEFQAEIVQLIRQAVELEAQYAAECLPRGVMGLHAAMFRDYVQYIADRRLQRIGLAIQYGSQNPFPWMSETIDLTKEKNFFETRVTEYQSAASLEWD